A stretch of the Rhizomicrobium sp. genome encodes the following:
- a CDS encoding alpha/beta hydrolase-fold protein yields the protein MTTVETLGAATIRGSESFALGSAQVDETFLVDVAAPLNHSGKALPVIYVLDGSQGFGLAAQTVSQLQLGRLLPAAIVVGIGYRAEMSRVRSLRLRDFTPDADGAYLARVAGTPDAPADGVAPGGAAAFLRFVQEELKPFIESRYAVDRTDQTLVGMSLGGLFALHTLFDAPRSFQRYLALSPSIWWHDRAILARESAFARQAPDLPVNLFLSIGALEEAEYASARMVSNLYELHARLAQRPYKTLRLAMEVFAGETHGSVYPAALSRGLRTVFGTAPGFSDWATPPG from the coding sequence ATGACGACGGTCGAGACGCTCGGCGCGGCGACGATCCGCGGTTCGGAGAGCTTTGCGCTCGGATCGGCGCAGGTGGACGAGACGTTCCTCGTCGACGTCGCGGCGCCTTTGAACCACAGCGGCAAAGCCTTGCCGGTCATCTATGTGCTGGACGGCAGCCAGGGCTTCGGCCTGGCGGCGCAGACCGTGTCGCAGCTGCAATTGGGCCGGCTCCTGCCCGCCGCCATCGTGGTCGGCATCGGCTATCGCGCGGAGATGTCGCGCGTGCGCAGCCTGCGTCTGCGCGATTTCACGCCGGATGCCGATGGGGCCTATCTCGCACGGGTCGCGGGCACGCCGGACGCGCCGGCCGACGGCGTCGCGCCGGGCGGCGCGGCGGCCTTCCTGCGCTTCGTCCAGGAAGAATTGAAGCCCTTCATCGAGTCCCGCTATGCGGTCGACCGGACCGACCAGACGCTGGTGGGCATGTCGCTGGGCGGCTTGTTCGCGCTGCACACCCTGTTCGACGCGCCGCGGAGCTTCCAGCGCTACCTCGCGCTCAGCCCGTCGATCTGGTGGCACGATCGCGCCATCCTGGCCCGGGAGAGTGCGTTCGCGCGGCAGGCGCCGGATCTGCCGGTCAACCTGTTCCTCTCGATCGGCGCGCTCGAGGAGGCCGAGTACGCGTCGGCGCGGATGGTCTCGAACCTCTATGAGCTGCATGCGCGGCTGGCGCAGCGCCCATACAAGACGCTGCGGCTGGCGATGGAGGTGTTCGCGGGCGAGACGCACGGCTCGGTCTATCCGGCGGCGCTGTCGCGCGGCTTGCGCACGGTGTTCGGGACCGCGCCGGGCTTTTCCGATTGGGCGACGCCCCCCGGATAG
- a CDS encoding DUF72 domain-containing protein — translation MIRAGIGGWNFEPWRGVFFPKGTSKAKELHYASRQVTSIEVNGTFYSTFKPPTFRKWHDETPDGFVFALKANRFAVNRRVLAEAGPSIARFLESGVSELKGKLGPILWQFMHTKKFDPADFEAFLALLPASIDGVKLRHAVEPRHESFLTPAFVTLARKYDAAIVFADSKKYPAIADPTADFVYCRLQESQEDVPNGYKPAAVKTWAAAAKAWEAGGTPKGFALLGKAPAKKKRDVFVYFIAGAKVRNPAAAAAFLKAL, via the coding sequence ATGATACGGGCGGGCATCGGCGGATGGAATTTCGAGCCGTGGCGCGGCGTGTTCTTCCCCAAGGGCACGTCGAAGGCCAAGGAGCTGCACTATGCCAGCCGCCAGGTCACCTCGATCGAAGTGAACGGCACCTTCTATTCGACCTTCAAGCCACCGACGTTCCGGAAATGGCATGACGAGACACCGGACGGTTTCGTGTTCGCGCTCAAGGCGAACCGCTTCGCGGTGAACCGCCGCGTCCTGGCGGAAGCGGGGCCGTCGATCGCGCGCTTCCTGGAAAGCGGCGTGTCGGAGCTGAAGGGCAAGCTCGGGCCGATCCTGTGGCAGTTCATGCACACCAAGAAATTCGATCCGGCGGATTTCGAGGCGTTCCTCGCGCTGCTGCCCGCATCGATCGACGGCGTGAAACTGCGCCATGCCGTCGAGCCGCGGCATGAGAGCTTCCTCACACCCGCGTTCGTGACGCTGGCGCGCAAATACGATGCGGCCATCGTGTTCGCCGACTCGAAGAAATATCCCGCCATCGCCGATCCGACCGCCGACTTCGTCTATTGCCGGCTGCAGGAGAGCCAGGAGGACGTGCCGAACGGCTACAAGCCAGCCGCGGTCAAGACCTGGGCCGCGGCCGCCAAGGCGTGGGAAGCGGGCGGCACGCCGAAAGGCTTCGCGCTCCTCGGCAAGGCACCCGCGAAGAAGAAGCGCGACGTCTTCGTCTATTTCATCGCCGGCGCGAAAGTGCGCAATCCGGCCGCGGCGGCGGCGTTCCTCAAGGCGCTGTAG